The sequence below is a genomic window from Sinorhizobium terangae.
AATGCTCTAGGCGGGCGCCTTTTCCTTTCTTTGCGTGCCCGCCCTGTACGACCGCGGGCTTGAGGATATCTTCGCAGTTCAGGACGAAGTGATCCGCACCATCGTCAACGCGCTCAAGGTGAAGCTGACTGCCAGCGAAGAGGAGCGGCGCGGGAACCGCGCCAAGGTGGATCCGGAAGCCTACGACCTGCTCGTCCGCTCTCGCCAAACCATGCTGCAGCTGAGCGCCGTATCGTCGACGGAAGCGCGCGCCATGCTGGAGCGCGTCATCGAGATCGATCCGGGCCTGGCGGCCGCCTATGCCCGGCTGTCGATCATTTCCTTCGCCGAATACGTCAACCAGTGGAACGGCGCGACGACGGAAGATCTAGGGCGGGCGCTGCAACTGGCACAGCAGGCGATCGACGCGGACGACACCGAGCCACAGGCCCATGTCTCCCTAGGGCTCGTGCTTGCCTGGATGCGGCGCCTAGACGAGGCGGAAGCCTCCGCCGAGCGGGCCGTCGCGCTCGATCCCAACCTCGCCGACGCCTATACGGGGCTTGGTAACATAAGGGATTTCCAGGGCCGGCACGAAGACGCCGTTGCGCTGTATACACGGGCGAACCGGCTTGAACGCAATTCGACCTGTCGCTGCATTTCTTGGGGCGGGCGCTATTGAGCCTCGGGCGGTTTGACGAAGCCGAGATCGCCTTCAAGCGTCGGCTATCGCTTGCGCCGCGATCGGACATGACACGGTTTTATCTCGCCTGTCTCTATGGTCGAATCGGGCGCCACGAACAAGCCCAACGCCATTGGCATGAGACAATGGAGGTTAACCCGAGCTTTTCTGTCGATCACCTCAAGCGGGCTTTACCCTACCGGGACCCCGACCTGGTTGGTGGATGGACTCCGCGAGGCCGGGGTCTCCATCTGACTTGGTCTATAGCCGTCGCGGACGACAGAAAGCTTAACAGCCGGAATAGGCACTAATGTCGCCTGCCAGTCGACAGCTCGCGTCCTTTCAAGGCTACGGGATCGAAGTGTTGTCTTTTCGGCCAGAAATAAGACTGATCGGGGCTGGCCGGGGTTGCTGCACGCCCCGCCTGCCTCCCATCCCACGCCACGGTCAAATTTGAGATTCGC
It includes:
- a CDS encoding tetratricopeptide repeat protein gives rise to the protein MIRTIVNALKVKLTASEEERRGNRAKVDPEAYDLLVRSRQTMLQLSAVSSTEARAMLERVIEIDPGLAAAYARLSIISFAEYVNQWNGATTEDLGRALQLAQQAIDADDTEPQAHVSLGLVLAWMRRLDEAEASAERAVALDPNLADAYTGLGNIRDFQGRHEDAVALYTRANRLERNSTCRCISWGGRY
- a CDS encoding tetratricopeptide repeat protein produces the protein MSLGRFDEAEIAFKRRLSLAPRSDMTRFYLACLYGRIGRHEQAQRHWHETMEVNPSFSVDHLKRALPYRDPDLVGGWTPRGRGLHLTWSIAVADDRKLNSRNRH